From the Streptomyces nigrescens genome, one window contains:
- the pgl gene encoding 6-phosphogluconolactonase, which produces MSAPQVVVHRDKELMAKAAAARLITKIVDAQAARGSASVVLTGGRNGNGLLAALAEAPARDAVDWSRLDLWWGDERFAPDGDPERNHTQAREVLLDSVPLNPARVHPMPPADGPYGHDADAAAEAYAIELAAAAGPEDHGPVPSFDVLLLGVGPDTHVASLFPELPAVYEKERTVVGVHGAPKPPPTRISLTLPAIRAAREVWLLAAGEDKANAAAIALSGAGEVQAPAAGARGRSRTLWLLDEAAASQLPRGLYPPASA; this is translated from the coding sequence GTGAGTGCTCCGCAGGTTGTCGTCCACCGCGACAAGGAGCTGATGGCCAAGGCCGCGGCGGCCCGGCTGATCACGAAGATCGTGGACGCCCAGGCCGCCCGTGGCTCCGCCTCCGTGGTCCTGACCGGCGGGCGCAACGGCAACGGGCTGCTCGCGGCCCTCGCCGAGGCGCCCGCCCGGGACGCGGTGGACTGGTCCCGGCTCGATCTGTGGTGGGGCGACGAGCGGTTCGCACCGGACGGCGATCCGGAGCGCAACCACACCCAGGCCCGCGAGGTGCTGCTGGACAGTGTTCCGCTGAACCCGGCCCGGGTGCACCCCATGCCCCCGGCGGACGGACCGTACGGCCATGACGCCGATGCCGCCGCCGAGGCGTACGCGATCGAACTCGCCGCCGCCGCGGGCCCCGAGGACCACGGCCCGGTGCCGTCCTTCGACGTCCTGCTGCTGGGCGTCGGCCCGGACACCCATGTCGCCTCGCTCTTCCCGGAGCTGCCGGCCGTCTATGAGAAGGAGCGGACGGTGGTCGGGGTGCACGGCGCGCCGAAGCCGCCGCCGACCCGTATCTCGCTGACCCTGCCCGCGATTCGCGCGGCACGGGAGGTCTGGCTGCTGGCGGCCGGCGAGGACAAGGCCAATGCCGCGGCCATCGCCCTCTCCGGTGCCGGTGAGGTGCAGGCGCCGGCGGCCGGCGCACGGGGCCGCAGCCGGACCCTGTGGCTGCTGGACGAGGCGGCGGCGTCCCAACTGCCGCGCGGCCTCTACCCGCCGGCTTCGGCCTGA
- the opcA gene encoding glucose-6-phosphate dehydrogenase assembly protein OpcA: MKIDLTETTSSKINKALVQGRRAVGTPAIGMVLTLVIVTDEENAYDALKAANDASREHPSRTLVVIKRVSRSPRDRAKARLDAEVRVGTDAGTGETVILRLYGDVIDHAQSVVLPLLLPDAPVVVWWAVNAPAAPAQDPLGALAQRRVTDAYAAEQPIHELSTRAETYTPGDTDLSWTRITPWRSMLAAALDQAPCTVTSAEVEGEEFNPSCELLAMWLADRLDVPVTRKVSGGPGLTAVRMESSSGAIVLDRPDGSLATLSMRGQPDRAVALKRRDTSELLAEELRRLDPDEIYASALKFGVDRLGHGNGELPAAEEKAAAESSAAKPAAKKAAKKAAAK; the protein is encoded by the coding sequence ATGAAGATCGATCTGACGGAAACCACGTCCAGCAAGATCAACAAGGCGTTGGTCCAGGGCCGCCGCGCCGTGGGCACCCCTGCCATCGGCATGGTGCTCACCCTCGTCATCGTCACCGACGAGGAGAACGCCTATGACGCGCTGAAGGCGGCAAACGACGCGTCCCGTGAGCACCCCTCGCGCACCCTCGTGGTCATCAAGCGGGTCAGCCGCTCGCCGCGCGACCGCGCCAAGGCCCGCCTCGACGCCGAGGTGCGGGTCGGCACGGACGCCGGCACCGGCGAGACGGTCATATTGCGGCTGTACGGCGACGTCATCGACCACGCCCAGTCCGTGGTGCTGCCGCTGCTGCTGCCCGACGCCCCGGTCGTGGTCTGGTGGGCGGTGAACGCCCCGGCGGCCCCGGCCCAGGATCCGCTCGGCGCGCTGGCCCAGCGCCGGGTCACCGATGCCTACGCCGCCGAGCAGCCCATCCATGAGCTGTCCACCCGCGCGGAGACGTACACGCCCGGCGACACGGACCTGTCCTGGACCCGGATCACGCCGTGGCGCTCCATGCTGGCGGCGGCGCTCGACCAGGCCCCGTGCACGGTCACCTCGGCCGAGGTGGAGGGCGAGGAGTTCAACCCCAGCTGCGAGCTGCTCGCCATGTGGCTGGCCGACCGGCTGGACGTCCCGGTCACCCGCAAGGTGTCCGGCGGCCCCGGTCTGACGGCCGTGCGGATGGAGTCCAGCAGCGGCGCGATCGTCCTGGACCGCCCGGACGGTTCGCTGGCCACGCTCTCGATGCGCGGCCAGCCCGACCGTGCGGTGGCGCTCAAGCGGCGGGACACCTCCGAGCTGCTCGCCGAGGAGCTGCGCCGGCTCGACCCGGACGAGATCTACGCCAGTGCGCTGAAGTTCGGCGTGGACCGGCTCGGTCACGGCAACGGCGAGCTGCCGGCCGCCGAGGAGAAGGCGGCGGCCGAGAGCAGTGCGGCCAAGCCCGCGGCGAAGAAGGCCGCGAAGAAGGCGGCCGCCAAGTGA
- the zwf gene encoding glucose-6-phosphate dehydrogenase codes for MTDSHGANPLRDALDRRLPRIAGPSGLVIFGVTGDLSRKKLMPAVYDLANRGLLPPGFSLVGFARREWEHEDFAQEVYAAVKEHSRTPFREEVWQQLVQGCRFVQGNFDDDEAFETLKETINELDKAQGTGGNFAFYLSVPPKFFPKVVQQLKKHGLADQKEDSWRRAVIEKPFGHNLESAQELNRIVHEVFPPHEVFRIDHYLGKETVQNILALRFANTMFEPLWNRSYVDHVQITMAEDIGIGGRAGYYDGIGAARDVIQNHLLQLLALTAMEEPASFEADALVAEKTKVLGAVRLPKDLGKETVRAQYAAGWQGGEKAVGYLQEDGIDPKSKTDTYAAVKLSIDNRRWAGVPFYLRTGKRLGRRVTEIAVVFQRAPHSPFDHTATEELGQNALVIRVQPDEGVTVRFGSKVPGTSMEVRDVSMDFAYGESFTESSPEAYERLILDVLLGDANLFPRLEEVEQSWRILDPIEEYWDRHGKPAQYPAGTWGPTEADEMLARDGRSWRRP; via the coding sequence TTGACTGACTCACACGGAGCCAACCCGCTCCGTGACGCCCTGGACCGACGGCTCCCGCGTATCGCGGGGCCGTCGGGCCTGGTCATCTTTGGCGTCACGGGCGATTTGTCCCGTAAAAAGCTGATGCCCGCCGTCTACGACCTCGCCAACCGGGGGCTGCTCCCACCGGGCTTCTCACTCGTCGGGTTCGCCCGTCGCGAGTGGGAGCACGAGGACTTCGCGCAGGAGGTGTACGCGGCGGTCAAGGAACACTCCCGTACACCGTTCCGCGAGGAGGTCTGGCAGCAGCTGGTCCAGGGCTGCCGCTTCGTCCAGGGCAACTTCGACGACGACGAGGCCTTCGAGACGCTCAAGGAGACGATAAACGAGCTCGACAAGGCGCAGGGCACCGGCGGCAACTTCGCCTTCTACCTGTCCGTGCCGCCGAAGTTCTTCCCCAAGGTCGTCCAGCAGCTGAAGAAGCACGGGCTGGCCGACCAGAAGGAGGACTCCTGGCGCCGCGCGGTCATCGAGAAGCCTTTCGGGCACAACCTGGAGAGCGCACAGGAGCTCAACCGGATCGTGCACGAGGTCTTCCCGCCGCACGAGGTCTTCCGGATCGACCACTACCTGGGCAAGGAGACGGTCCAGAACATCCTGGCGCTGCGGTTCGCCAACACGATGTTCGAGCCGCTGTGGAACCGCAGCTATGTCGACCATGTCCAGATCACGATGGCCGAGGACATCGGCATCGGCGGCCGGGCCGGCTACTACGACGGCATCGGCGCCGCCCGTGACGTCATCCAGAACCACCTCCTCCAGCTGCTCGCGCTGACCGCGATGGAGGAGCCCGCCTCCTTCGAGGCGGACGCGCTGGTCGCGGAGAAGACCAAGGTGCTGGGCGCCGTCCGGCTGCCCAAGGACCTCGGCAAGGAGACCGTCCGCGCGCAGTACGCGGCGGGCTGGCAGGGCGGCGAGAAGGCCGTCGGCTACCTCCAGGAAGACGGCATCGACCCCAAGTCGAAGACCGACACCTACGCCGCGGTCAAGCTGTCGATCGACAACCGCCGCTGGGCGGGCGTCCCCTTCTACCTGCGCACCGGCAAGCGCCTGGGCCGCCGGGTCACCGAGATCGCGGTGGTCTTCCAGCGCGCCCCGCACTCCCCCTTCGACCACACCGCCACCGAGGAACTCGGGCAGAACGCCCTGGTCATCCGGGTGCAGCCGGACGAGGGCGTGACCGTGAGGTTCGGCTCCAAGGTGCCGGGCACCTCGATGGAGGTGCGGGACGTGTCGATGGACTTCGCGTACGGCGAGTCCTTCACGGAGTCCAGCCCGGAGGCCTATGAACGGCTGATCCTCGATGTGCTGCTCGGCGACGCCAACCTCTTCCCGCGTCTGGAGGAGGTGGAGCAGTCCTGGCGGATCCTCGACCCGATCGAGGAGTACTGGGACAGGCACGGCAAGCCCGCGCAGTACCCGGCGGGCACCTGGGGCCCCACCGAGGCGGACGAAATGCTCGCACGAGACGGACGGAGCTGGCGTCGCCCATGA
- the tal gene encoding transaldolase, whose product MTDALKRLSDEGVAIWLDDLSRQRITSGNLAELIDQQHVVGVTTNPSIFQKAISDGHGYDQQVADLAARKVTVEEAIRMITTADVRDAADILRPVFDATGGQDGRVSIEVDPRLAHHTTPTIAEAKQLAWLVDRPNTLIKIPATKAGLPAITEVIGLGISVNVTLIFSLERYREVMDAYLAGLEKAKAAGLDLSLIRSVASFFVSRVDTEIDKRLEKLGTDEAKALKGKAALANARLAYEAYEEVFSSERWAALDKAGANKQRPLWASTGVKDPAYKDTLYVDELVAPGTVNTMPEATLEATGAHGDITGDTVRGTYAQAKADLDAIAELGISYDDVVQLLEDEGVEKFEASWNDLLKSTEAELKRLAPSEG is encoded by the coding sequence ATGACAGACGCACTCAAGCGCCTCTCCGACGAAGGCGTCGCGATCTGGCTGGACGACCTGTCGCGCCAGCGCATCACGTCCGGCAACCTCGCCGAGCTGATCGACCAGCAGCATGTCGTCGGCGTCACGACCAACCCGTCGATCTTCCAGAAGGCGATCTCGGACGGCCACGGCTACGACCAGCAGGTCGCCGACCTCGCCGCCCGTAAGGTCACCGTCGAGGAAGCCATCCGCATGATCACGACGGCGGACGTCCGGGACGCCGCCGACATCCTGCGGCCGGTCTTCGACGCCACCGGCGGCCAGGACGGCCGGGTCTCCATCGAGGTCGACCCGCGCCTGGCGCACCACACCACCCCGACCATCGCCGAGGCCAAGCAGCTGGCATGGCTGGTGGACCGCCCGAACACGCTGATCAAGATCCCGGCCACCAAGGCGGGTCTGCCGGCGATCACCGAGGTCATCGGCCTGGGCATCAGCGTCAACGTCACGCTGATCTTCTCGCTGGAGCGTTACCGCGAGGTCATGGACGCCTACCTGGCGGGCCTGGAGAAGGCCAAGGCCGCGGGCCTGGACCTGTCCCTGATCCGTTCGGTGGCGTCGTTCTTCGTGTCCCGTGTGGACACCGAGATCGACAAGCGCCTGGAGAAGCTCGGCACGGACGAGGCCAAGGCCCTCAAGGGCAAGGCCGCGCTGGCCAACGCCCGGCTCGCCTACGAGGCGTACGAGGAGGTCTTCTCCTCGGAGCGCTGGGCCGCCCTCGACAAGGCCGGCGCCAACAAGCAGCGTCCGCTGTGGGCCTCGACCGGCGTCAAGGACCCCGCGTACAAGGACACCCTGTACGTGGACGAGCTGGTCGCCCCGGGCACGGTCAACACCATGCCGGAGGCCACCCTGGAGGCCACCGGCGCCCACGGTGACATCACCGGTGACACCGTGCGCGGCACGTACGCACAGGCCAAGGCCGACCTGGACGCGATCGCCGAGCTCGGGATCTCGTACGACGACGTCGTGCAGCTCCTGGAGGACGAGGGCGTGGAGAAGTTCGAGGCGTCCTGGAACGACCTGCTCAAGTCCACGGAGGCGGAGCTCAAGCGCCTCGCTCCCTCGGAGGGCTGA
- the tkt gene encoding transketolase — MSTKPTTTDLEWTELDQRAVDTVRVLAMDSVQKVGNGHPGTAMSLAPAAYLLFQKLMRHDPADANWTGRDRFVLSAGHSSLTLYIQLYLAGYGLELDDLKAFRTWGSKTPGHPEYGHTTGVETTTGPLGQGVANAVGMAMASRYERGLFDPEAAQGTSPFDHTIFCIAGDGCLQEGISAEASSLAGHQKLGNLVLLWDDNHISIEGDTETAVSEDTLKRYEAYGWHVQRVAQLPNGDLDPAGLARAIEAAKAETERPSFIAMRSIIAWPAPNAQNTEAAHGSALGDEEVAATKRVLGFDPEKSFEVSDEVLAHTRAALDRGRDTKKEWEKSFADWRAANTERAAEFDRIAAGELPAGWEDHLPSFETGKAVATRAASGKVLHALGAVIPELWGGSADLAGSNNTTIDKTSSFLPEGNPLPGADPYGRTIHFGIREHSMAAEMNGIALHGNTRIYGGTFLVFSDYMRNAVRLSALMHLPVTYVWTHDSIGLGEDGPTHQPIEHLASLRAIPGLNIVRPADANETAIAWREILRRYTKEYGVGAPHGLALTRQGVPTYPANEATAKGGYVLFDAAGPEGQDAEPQVVLIGTGSEVQLAVEAREQLQAEGIPTRVVSMPSVEWFDQQDQAYRDSVLPPSVRARVAVEAGIGLTWHRFVGDAGRIVSLEHFGASADGKVLFREFGFTADAVASAARESLEAAAR, encoded by the coding sequence GTGAGCACCAAGCCGACCACCACAGATCTCGAGTGGACCGAACTGGATCAGCGGGCAGTGGATACCGTCCGTGTCCTGGCCATGGATTCCGTGCAGAAGGTCGGTAACGGCCATCCCGGTACGGCCATGAGCCTGGCGCCGGCCGCCTACCTTCTCTTCCAGAAGCTGATGCGGCACGACCCGGCGGACGCGAACTGGACCGGCCGCGACCGGTTCGTCCTCTCCGCGGGCCACTCCAGCCTGACCCTCTACATCCAGCTCTACCTCGCCGGTTACGGCCTGGAGCTGGACGACCTGAAGGCGTTCCGCACCTGGGGCTCGAAGACCCCGGGCCACCCCGAGTACGGCCACACCACCGGCGTGGAGACCACCACGGGTCCGCTGGGCCAGGGTGTCGCCAACGCGGTCGGCATGGCGATGGCGTCGCGCTACGAGCGCGGCCTGTTCGACCCCGAGGCGGCCCAGGGCACCTCGCCCTTCGACCACACCATCTTCTGCATCGCCGGTGACGGCTGCCTCCAGGAGGGCATCTCCGCCGAGGCGTCCTCCCTGGCGGGCCACCAGAAGCTCGGCAACCTCGTCCTGCTGTGGGACGACAACCACATCTCTATTGAGGGCGACACCGAGACCGCGGTCTCCGAGGACACCCTCAAGCGCTACGAGGCCTACGGCTGGCACGTCCAGCGCGTCGCGCAGCTGCCCAACGGCGATCTGGACCCGGCCGGCCTGGCCAGGGCCATCGAGGCCGCCAAGGCCGAGACCGAGCGCCCGTCGTTCATCGCGATGCGCTCGATCATCGCCTGGCCCGCCCCGAACGCCCAGAACACCGAGGCCGCGCACGGCTCGGCGCTGGGTGACGAGGAGGTCGCGGCCACCAAGCGCGTCCTGGGCTTCGACCCGGAGAAGTCCTTCGAGGTCTCCGACGAGGTGCTCGCGCACACCCGCGCCGCCCTCGACCGCGGCCGCGACACCAAGAAGGAGTGGGAGAAGTCCTTCGCCGACTGGCGCGCCGCCAACACGGAGCGTGCCGCGGAGTTCGACCGGATCGCGGCGGGCGAGCTGCCCGCGGGCTGGGAGGACCACCTCCCGTCGTTCGAGACCGGCAAGGCCGTGGCCACCCGCGCCGCGTCCGGCAAGGTGCTGCACGCGCTCGGTGCGGTCATCCCCGAGCTGTGGGGCGGCTCCGCCGACCTGGCGGGCTCGAACAACACCACGATCGACAAGACCTCGTCGTTCCTGCCCGAGGGCAACCCGCTGCCGGGCGCCGACCCTTACGGCCGCACGATCCACTTCGGCATCCGCGAGCACTCCATGGCCGCGGAGATGAACGGCATCGCGCTGCACGGCAACACCCGCATCTACGGCGGCACCTTCCTGGTGTTCTCCGACTACATGCGCAACGCCGTCCGGCTGTCCGCGCTGATGCACCTGCCGGTGACGTACGTGTGGACGCACGACTCCATCGGTCTGGGCGAGGACGGCCCGACCCACCAGCCCATCGAGCACCTCGCCTCGCTGCGCGCCATCCCGGGCCTCAACATCGTGCGCCCGGCCGACGCCAACGAGACCGCGATCGCCTGGCGCGAGATCCTGCGGCGCTACACGAAGGAGTACGGCGTGGGGGCCCCGCACGGCCTCGCGCTGACCCGTCAGGGCGTGCCGACGTACCCCGCCAACGAGGCCACGGCCAAGGGCGGTTACGTCCTCTTCGACGCCGCCGGCCCCGAGGGGCAGGACGCCGAGCCGCAGGTCGTGCTGATCGGTACCGGTTCCGAGGTGCAGCTCGCCGTCGAGGCGCGGGAGCAGCTGCAGGCCGAGGGCATCCCCACCCGCGTGGTGTCGATGCCGTCGGTCGAGTGGTTCGACCAGCAGGACCAGGCCTACCGCGACAGCGTGCTTCCCCCGTCCGTCCGGGCCCGGGTCGCCGTCGAAGCCGGCATCGGCCTGACCTGGCACCGTTTCGTCGGTGACGCCGGGCGCATCGTCTCCCTGGAGCACTTCGGTGCCTCGGCCGACGGCAAGGTCCTCTTCCGCGAGTTCGGCTTCACCGCCGACGCGGTGGCCAGCGCCGCCCGGGAATCGCTCGAAGCCGCCGCGCGCTGA
- a CDS encoding heme o synthase, protein MTAVESRPAGALAQVPGNPGERPFGARVKGFVALTKPRVIELLLMTTVPVMFLAAKGVPDLWLVLATCIGGYLSAGGAAAFNMYLDRDIDALMDRTSQRPLVTGIVSPRECLVFATALAVGSTAWFWYLVNPLSAMLSLGALLFYVVVYTMILKRRTSQNIVWGGIAGCMPVFIGWSSVTNSVSWASFILFLVIFFWTPPHYWPLSMKVKDDYERVGVPMLPAVAGNKVVARQIVAYSWVMVAVSLLLQPLGYTGWFYTAVAVVCGAFWLKEAHGLQARAKAGITGAKLKEMRLFHWSITYVSLLFVAVAVDPFLR, encoded by the coding sequence GTGACGGCCGTCGAATCCCGTCCTGCGGGGGCGCTTGCTCAGGTCCCCGGGAATCCCGGTGAGCGGCCGTTCGGGGCCCGCGTCAAAGGGTTCGTGGCGCTGACCAAGCCACGGGTCATCGAGCTGCTGCTGATGACCACCGTGCCGGTGATGTTCCTGGCCGCCAAGGGAGTGCCCGATCTGTGGCTGGTCCTGGCGACCTGCATCGGCGGCTACCTCTCCGCCGGCGGCGCCGCGGCCTTCAACATGTACCTCGACCGCGACATCGACGCGCTGATGGACCGCACGTCCCAGCGGCCGCTGGTCACCGGCATCGTGAGCCCCCGTGAATGCCTGGTCTTCGCGACCGCCCTCGCGGTCGGCTCCACCGCCTGGTTCTGGTACCTCGTCAACCCGCTGTCGGCGATGCTGTCACTCGGTGCGCTGCTCTTCTATGTCGTCGTCTACACGATGATCCTCAAGCGGCGCACCTCGCAGAACATCGTCTGGGGCGGCATCGCGGGCTGCATGCCGGTCTTCATCGGCTGGTCGTCGGTGACGAACTCCGTCTCCTGGGCCTCGTTCATCCTCTTCCTGGTCATCTTCTTCTGGACGCCGCCGCACTACTGGCCGCTGTCGATGAAGGTCAAGGACGACTACGAGCGCGTCGGTGTGCCGATGCTGCCGGCCGTCGCGGGCAACAAGGTCGTCGCCCGGCAGATCGTCGCCTACAGCTGGGTGATGGTGGCGGTCTCGCTGCTGCTGCAGCCGCTGGGCTACACCGGCTGGTTCTACACCGCGGTCGCGGTGGTCTGCGGAGCCTTCTGGCTCAAGGAGGCGCACGGCCTCCAGGCCCGCGCGAAGGCCGGCATCACGGGCGCCAAGCTCAAGGAGATGCGGCTGTTCCACTGGTCCATCACCTATGTGTCTCTGCTGTTCGTCGCCGTCGCCGTGGACCCCTTCCTGCGCTGA